A window of the Thermodesulfovibrionales bacterium genome harbors these coding sequences:
- a CDS encoding DUF3488 and transglutaminase-like domain-containing protein — MPQRYKLLTALIALAGSVTVIITGELNPFYYFFVFLMIYGYVRLLKNKPQGSRFVIGLSSIWGLLLFLFDIFVITGDYLVSVGHLSLIFHAIKSFDIKEPYDPLQVYFMSLLQLVIASEFTTRMLFGVIIIIFIALFIFAMMMAHYIKASSLRPEEMDKKLQDLSSGAKAELPAITFSSIIFLLIIILVLSSFFFISLPRLKYGLWGKSHVKGIKNAGFSERMDLSSGEVKLDPSVVMRVELRPLIKGSYYWRGVTLDHYDGKVWSNSFVNTRRLIKKVEEEFILKEEVSGLTEQDILLEPVDSDVLFLLDQPLSINIIARRLERDFSGTIYLPGKGARRLHYSVKSSLSSFREGGFAPQYLQMPEFLKEKIRSFTEDILSEKKNIKDKEKALIIESFLKKNYTYSLTVSEPRLETDPVSHFLFVEKRGYCEHYASAMVLMLRSIGIPARIVTGFMGGQINDVGNYVIVRQKDAHSWVEAMIDGKWHRFDPTPPDITSEPGPPRIFLYLDYLKLKWQRYVVSFSREDQKRIIEGLRGFTEYMKAYIEKALIYTEDLLKGISSKITKSPLILISSIFLIFLAWLLGKSIFRRQALKEVSIYYSKFKRLLQSKGSGLHEYSTPGEVLDLGLRSGFPEKELREFISIYESSRFGNKDPDLKKYRALYRRLKESSKLIRIKVSSRD, encoded by the coding sequence ATGCCTCAGAGATATAAACTCCTTACGGCTCTTATAGCCCTTGCAGGTTCCGTGACAGTAATAATTACGGGTGAGCTCAATCCTTTCTATTATTTCTTTGTTTTTTTGATGATTTACGGTTATGTAAGGCTCCTCAAAAACAAACCCCAGGGTTCAAGATTTGTTATAGGACTTTCATCAATATGGGGACTCCTTTTATTTCTTTTTGATATTTTTGTTATCACAGGAGATTATCTGGTATCCGTAGGTCATCTGAGCCTGATATTCCATGCAATAAAATCCTTTGATATAAAAGAACCCTATGATCCCTTACAGGTCTATTTCATGTCACTCCTACAGCTTGTGATTGCCTCAGAGTTTACAACAAGAATGCTCTTTGGAGTGATAATAATCATCTTTATAGCGCTCTTTATATTTGCAATGATGATGGCTCATTATATCAAAGCTAGCAGCTTAAGGCCCGAGGAGATGGATAAGAAATTACAGGATTTATCTTCTGGTGCAAAAGCTGAGCTTCCGGCTATAACCTTCAGCTCTATAATTTTTCTTCTTATAATCATCCTGGTTCTTTCATCCTTCTTTTTTATAAGCCTTCCAAGGCTCAAATATGGCCTTTGGGGAAAGAGTCATGTTAAGGGAATAAAAAATGCCGGATTTTCAGAAAGAATGGATCTCTCTTCAGGAGAAGTAAAGCTTGATCCATCTGTAGTTATGAGGGTGGAGCTCAGACCATTAATAAAAGGATCCTATTACTGGAGGGGGGTGACCCTTGATCATTATGATGGTAAGGTATGGTCAAATTCTTTTGTTAATACAAGAAGGTTGATTAAAAAAGTTGAAGAAGAATTCATTCTTAAAGAAGAGGTTTCGGGGCTCACTGAACAGGATATACTTCTTGAGCCTGTAGATTCAGATGTCTTATTTTTACTTGACCAGCCTCTATCCATTAACATAATTGCACGCAGACTTGAAAGGGATTTCTCAGGTACCATCTATTTACCGGGAAAGGGAGCTCGCAGGCTCCATTATTCAGTAAAAAGCAGTCTCAGTTCATTTAGGGAAGGAGGCTTTGCTCCCCAGTATCTTCAGATGCCTGAATTTCTTAAAGAGAAAATCAGGTCATTTACTGAAGATATACTATCAGAAAAAAAGAACATTAAGGACAAGGAAAAAGCCCTAATTATAGAATCCTTTCTAAAAAAGAATTATACCTATTCCCTTACAGTCTCTGAACCCCGTTTAGAAACTGATCCTGTATCCCATTTTCTTTTTGTTGAAAAAAGGGGTTACTGCGAGCATTATGCAAGTGCAATGGTGCTCATGCTCCGCTCTATAGGTATTCCAGCCAGGATAGTAACAGGCTTTATGGGAGGACAGATTAATGATGTGGGTAATTATGTAATTGTAAGACAGAAGGACGCCCATTCCTGGGTTGAGGCCATGATTGATGGAAAATGGCACAGATTCGACCCCACGCCTCCTGATATAACCTCAGAGCCGGGACCACCCAGGATATTCCTCTATCTTGATTACCTCAAGCTTAAATGGCAGAGATATGTGGTGAGTTTCAGCAGGGAAGATCAAAAAAGGATTATCGAAGGATTAAGAGGATTTACTGAATACATGAAAGCTTATATAGAAAAAGCATTAATTTACACTGAAGATTTACTAAAAGGAATATCCAGTAAAATAACGAAAAGCCCACTTATATTGATTTCAAGTATTTTCTTGATCTTCCTTGCATGGCTTCTTGGGAAAAGTATTTTCAGAAGACAGGCACTTAAAGAAGTAAGTATTTATTACAGCAAATTTAAAAGATTACTCCAATCAAAAGGCTCAGGCCTTCATGAGTATTCTACACCAGGAGAGGTACTTGACTTAGGACTGAGATCAGGATTTCCAGAAAAGGAGCTCAGAGAATTTATTTCTATCTATGAATCCTCAAGGTTTGGCAATAAGGATCCTGATCTAAAGAAATACAGAGCCCTTTACAGAAGATTAAAAGAATCAAGTAAACTGATAAGGATTAAGGTTTCATCTCGAGATTAG
- a CDS encoding DUF58 domain-containing protein gives MTLTREGFRLGLATLLVGLASLNTGNNLMYLILSVMLSIFFLSLVVTFINLKGIEISIEPVEELFAGRSSKIKIRYFKKGLFPSRSFFLLSMPEAPLRIFDYIELLKPEFTVERTVTITPLKRGPLNLKDFIFLKTGFPFIFTERTTRIKTEAGLLVYPALWDIEISLISPARVGNKKLTGEEEFQKIRPYRYGDDRRFIHWKATAKTGELMIKESALEETSRITILLDNFRPPDMNAFERSVSFAASLASKAIESGYYLRFVTCLKTLPFGTGREHLLKILDHLALIEPAEEFSCLINEKDIEGNTMLILQSGLSPLKKFTESAQRIFYASEI, from the coding sequence ATGACCCTCACAAGAGAAGGTTTCAGACTCGGTCTTGCGACATTACTTGTGGGGCTTGCTTCCCTGAATACAGGAAATAACCTGATGTACCTTATCCTCTCGGTCATGCTATCTATATTCTTTCTTTCCCTGGTGGTCACATTTATTAATCTGAAGGGAATTGAGATATCAATTGAGCCAGTTGAAGAACTTTTTGCTGGAAGGTCATCGAAGATAAAGATAAGATATTTTAAGAAAGGACTTTTCCCATCCCGCTCATTCTTTTTGCTGAGTATGCCTGAAGCTCCTTTAAGAATCTTTGATTATATAGAATTACTGAAGCCAGAATTCACTGTTGAAAGGACAGTTACTATTACTCCTTTAAAAAGAGGCCCTTTGAACCTTAAGGACTTCATTTTCCTTAAAACAGGCTTTCCCTTTATATTTACCGAGAGGACAACTAGGATAAAGACAGAAGCAGGACTTCTCGTCTATCCAGCTCTGTGGGATATTGAAATTTCTCTTATTTCTCCTGCCAGAGTAGGTAATAAAAAATTAACAGGTGAAGAAGAGTTTCAGAAGATAAGACCTTATAGATATGGTGATGACAGGAGATTTATTCACTGGAAGGCAACGGCAAAAACGGGTGAACTCATGATTAAGGAATCTGCCCTTGAAGAAACCTCAAGGATAACAATCCTTCTTGACAACTTCCGGCCTCCTGACATGAATGCCTTTGAAAGGTCTGTATCCTTTGCTGCCTCCCTGGCATCAAAGGCCATAGAATCAGGTTATTATTTACGATTCGTCACCTGTCTAAAAACATTACCCTTTGGCACTGGAAGAGAACACCTTCTAAAGATACTTGACCATCTTGCACTTATTGAACCAGCGGAGGAGTTCTCTTGCCTTATAAATGAAAAAGATATAGAAGGAAATACCATGCTCATTCTACAATCAGGGCTTTCACCTCTGAAAAAGTTCACGGAATCTGCACAGAGGATTTTTTATGCCTCAGAGATATAA